CGGGGAAAAACATGGACAGTATCAAGGTCGTTGGCGGTACGGAGCTGAACGGAACCATCCCGATTTCGGGCGCAAAAAACGCGGCGCTGCCGCTGATGATCGCCTCGCTCCTCACGGATGAAACCCTGACGCTGTCGAATGTGCCGCGCCTGCGCGACGTTGCCCAGCTGATGCAGATCCTGTCCAATCACGGCGTCGACTATTCGGTCAATGGCAAGCGCAGCGGCCAGGATGAACTGGCCGGTCAGACGCTCAATCTGACCGCACGCGAGATTGTCGACACGACCGCGCCCTATGAACTTGTTTCCAAGATGCGTGCCAGTTTCTGGGTCATCGGCCCGCTGGTGGCCCGTTGCCACGAGGCGCGCGTGTCGCTGCCCGGCGGCTGTGCCATCGGCACGCGTCCGGTCGATTTCTTCATTGACGGCCTGACCGCGCTTGGCGCGGAGATCGAGATCGACGGCGGCTATGTGGTCGTTCGGGCGCCGGGTGGCCTGAAAGGCGGCCGCGTGGAGTTTCCGAAGGTCTCCGTCGGCGCGACCCACACCATCATGATGGCGGCAACGCTGGCGGCGGGCGAGACGGAAATCGTCAACGCGGCCCGCGAGCCGGAAGTCGTCGATCTGGCCAAGTGCCTGAAGGCCATGGGCGCGCGCATTGAAGGTGAGGGCACCGAAACCATTCGTATCCAGGGCGTGCCGCGCCTTCACGGCGCCCATCACGCCGTGGTGGCGGACCGGATCGAGACCGGCACCTATGCCATGGCTGTTGCCATGACAGGTGGCGACGTGCTGCTTCAGGGCGCCCGCACCGATCTTCTGGATGCCGCATTGGATACCCTGCGCCAGACCGGAGCGGACATCACCCAGACACCGGACGGGATCAAGGTCTACCGGAACGGCAATGGCATCCAGCCGGTGGACGTCACCACCGAACCGTTCCCGGGGTTCCCGACAGATCTTCAGGCGCAGTTCATGGCGCTGATGACCAAGGCGGGCGGCACCAGCCGGATCACCGAGACGATCTTCGAAAACCGGTTCATGCATGTCCAGGAACTGGCGCGCCTGGGCGCCCAGATCCATATTGACGGCCGCACGGCAACCATCGACGGTGTCTCGACCTTGCGCGGCGCGCCGGTGATGGCCACCGACCTGCGCGCATCCGTCTCGCTGGTGATTGCCGGCCTGGCGGCGGAAGGTGAAACCACGGTCAGCCGCGTTTACCACCTCGACCGCGGTTTTGAACGCCTGGAAGACAAGCTCACCCGCTGCGGCGCACAGATCGAGCGCATTTCCGGCTGATCGCGGGAAGTGCTCTAGTCGCCCGCCAATTTCCGTTCGATCACCCGTCCGCGTGAGGCAAAGGACGGCCCGGGGCCGCCGCTGCCGCTGGTCATGATCGCTTCCGCGATCGGGCTGAGGGCGGGCGTTTCGGACGTCCATTCCAAGAGGAAATTGGCGCCGACCCCGCCACTTGTATCGTTGATCGGAATGAGTGCGGTGCTCGATTGCAGCGGCGCAAGGGTGACAGGGGCCTCCAGGAGCGCGCGCAGCAACTTGCCATCCTCGCCGTGATAATCCACGCGGGTCAGCGTGATTTCCGTGTCCGGATCGACATTGTGAACCGCCAGCGTGGCCGCCAGAAGGTCCGACCGGTTGGGATGGGAAAAAACGCGCGAATAGGCGGGCACATAGATTGTCTCGCCAAGGACCTTTTCCGTGAAGTCCTGCGCCGGGGCCGTGGCAGGGGCGAAAAGGCCGGCAACGAGAACAAGGCCGGACAGCAGTTTCTTCATGTCGCTCTCGCCAGTGCTGGCATTATCTTGATCATTGGGGCAGTTTCTTGGATGACACGGTGGATTGCAAGATCAGCGGCGCTGGTGCCGGTCGTGTCATCGGGGATCTCACAATTCAGGAGCGGACGATCATGGGTGCACAGACAATCCGGTTCCTGATCCAGGTCTCCTTCGCGATGGCCGGCATGGTGGCGGTTGTCTTCGTGCAGGCGCCCTATGGTCCGACGCTGGCTCTGTTTCTGCTGGTCTTCGGCCTCTGGCTCGGACGGCGCGTCTTCATGCGCATCGCGACACTCGACGAGGTCAAGAAGGACCTGCGCCAGCGGGTCGATGAGGGGCCATAGTTGGCAGCATGCCGGGTCTGACAGGATTGCACATTGCCAAAGTGCCAATTCCCCATTAGGTCATCCCACTTGGGGGCGGGGCGAAAATCGCCTATATGCCTTCTGCCACAGAACGATTGACCGGATCAGAACAAGACCAAATGGACCAGCTGAAACTCGCCGCCCTTGATCTGGAGGATCTTCAGGTTCTCTCCGCCCACCTTCAGGACGCCGTCTTGACGGTCGCCGACATCCGCTACCTGCCCAAGGAGCAGAAGGCGGTGTTCGTGCTGAACCGCTTTGTCTGGGACAAGGAAGCCGACAAGCGGTCGAAGGAACATGAGCGCCGCCGGTCTGCACTTGCCTTTGCGCAGGTCACGGCGATGAAAGCGCAGAACATCAACCAGCGGGCCAAGGGCGCCGTGCTGGAGCTGCTGGCCGTGACATTCGAAGCTGGTGAAGAACCGTCCGGCAAGATCCTGCTGGCCTTTGCCGGCGGGGCCAGCCTGGAACTCGACGTGGAATGCATCGAGGCCCAGCTGTCGGATCTGGGCGCCGCCTGGTCGACACCGAACCTGCCACAGCACGATCTCAGCTGAACAACTAAACTGGAAATTGACCGGTGCCGGGCACCTGAGCAAATGGAGTGACGCGTGGTTCTACGCCTGAATAGCAGCGATACCGGGTTTGAGGACCAGTTCAAGGCGCTTCTGGCCGGCAAGCGGGAAGTCTCCGAAGACGTCGACCAGATCGTTCGGGACATTCTGGACCGCGTGCGCACGGAAGGCGATCGCGCGGTTCTGGACTATACCGCCAGGTTTGATCGCCTTGAGGCCGGGTCCATGGCGGAACTCAAGGTATCCGAAGCCGAGATCGAGGCGGCCCTGAGCCAGGTGCCGGCCGAGACGCTTGACGCGCTCCAGCTCGCCCATGACCGCATCAAGTCGCATCACGCGCGCCAGATGCCGAAGGACGACCGCTACACCGATGCCATCGGCGTTGAGCTTGGTTCGCTCTGGACGGCTGTCGAGGCCGTCGGTGTCTATGTGCCGGGCGGCCTGGCCAGCTATCCAAGTTCGGTCCTGATGAATGTGGTTCCGGCGCAGGTCGCCGGCGTGGAACGTATCGTCATGGTCGTGCCGAGCCCGGACGGTGTGCTCAACCCGCTGGTTCTGGCGGCTGCAAGAGTGTCCGGCGTTTCGGAAATCTATCGCATCGGCGGCGCCCAGGCGGTTGCCGCGCTGGCCTATGGCACGGAAACGATCGCACCGGTCGCCAAGATCGTCGGGCCGGGCAACGCCTTTGTCGCGGCGGCCAAACGCCGGGTGTTCGGCACGGTTGGCATCGACATGATCGCCGGCCCCTCCGAGGTGCTGATCCTGGCCGATGGCGAAAACAATCCGGACTGGCTGGCGGCCGATCTTCTGGCCCAGGCTGAACATGACACCGCCGCCCAGTCGATCCTGATCACTGACAGTGCCGAGCTGGCAGACGAGGTGGAAAAGGCGGTCGAGGCGCAGCTGAAGACCTTGCCGCGCGAAGAGGTCGCGCGCGCCAGCTGGCAGGATTTCGGTGCCATCATCCAGGTGGATGACCTGGAAGGAGCCATGCCGCTCGCCAACCGGATCGCACCGGAGCACCTGGAACTGGCTGTTGCCGATCCCGAAGCGCTCCTGAAAAAGGTCCGCAATGCCGGGGCGGTTTTCCTGGGGCACTATACGCCGGAGGCGATTGGCGATTATGTCGGCGGGTCCAACCACGTTCTGCCGACGGCGCGCTCGGCCCGGTTCTCGTCCGGCCTGTCCGTGTTGGAATTCGTAAAACGCACCTCGATTTTGAAATGCAATCCTGACAATCTGCGACAGCTTGGCCCCGCGGCCATCGCACTTGGAGAATCGGAGGGGTTGTCGGCGCATGCCCGCTCTGTTTCCATCAGGCTGAACTTGTAGGCAGGCAGAACAAAGAGGCTTCATCAGGATGAGCGAACCGCAATCCGATCCACAGCAGACCGGCAGCCGGCTGGTGGACGTGGTCCTGGATGAAGCCTCCATTGCCCGCTCGACGCCTGAAGTCGAGCACGACCGTGCTGTTGCGATCTATGACCTGATTGAGGAAAACACGTTCCAGCCGGTGGGGCATCCCACCGCGAATTATGTGCTCAATCTCTCGGTGGTCGAGAAAAAGCTCGTCTTGCGGATTCGCACCGAGGATGACGGCGAGGTGGTCACGCATGTCCTGTCCCTGTCGCCCCTGCGCAAGATCGTCAAGGATTACGATCTGATCTGCGAAAGCTATTACGAGGCGATCCGGCACGCGACACCGAGCCAGATCGAGGCGATCGACATGGGCCGCCGCGGCGTCCACAACGAGGGCTCCGCGATCCTGATGGAGCGGCTTTCCGGCAAAATCGAGGTCGACATGCAGACCGCACGGCGTCTGTTTACCCTCGTCTACGCGTTGCACTGGAAGGGCTGATGACCGGGCCGGGCCTGCGTCCGACTGCGGTTCTTTTTGCGTGCGGGATGAATTCCGTACGCTCTCCCATGGCCGAGGCCCTGACGGAAAAACTCTTTCCCGGCCAGATCTATGTGCGCTCGGCGGGCGTACGCTCCGGCAAGATCGACCCGTTCGTGGATGCCATCATGGCAGAGATCGGCATCGACATGAGCCGGCATCAGCCCAAGACGTTTGAAGATCTAGACGAATCCGGTTTTGACCTGGTCTTGACGCTGGCGCCTGAGGCCCACCACAAGGCCCTGGACATGACACGCACCGACGCTGTCGAGGTGGAGTACTGGCCGACCATGGACCCGACACTGGCGACCGGCAGCCGGGACCAGATTCTTTCCGAATACAGAGCGGTGCGCGACCAGCTGATGATGCGCATCAAGAAGCGGCTCGACTGGGCACCGCCGCCGAGTGGATAACGTGGTCTCGGTTTTTCTGATTGCGAAGATTTTGACCACTAACTATTCAAGCCAGCCTTACCAGCGAGTTGAATCGTTGATAATAAGATCTGATTGTTTCATGAAAAAAATTCTATGAGGAAATAATATGCTACGAAGAGTTTTTGTTTTTCTGTGTCTTTCATTGCCGACTCTGTTTTCAACTGACTTTGCCCACGCGGGAAAGTTGGAAAGATTTTCTTTGAAAGACGGAATGCCAACCGAACTGAATGAACTGGAAACACT
This genomic interval from Labrenzia sp. VG12 contains the following:
- a CDS encoding DUF2948 family protein, giving the protein MDQLKLAALDLEDLQVLSAHLQDAVLTVADIRYLPKEQKAVFVLNRFVWDKEADKRSKEHERRRSALAFAQVTAMKAQNINQRAKGAVLELLAVTFEAGEEPSGKILLAFAGGASLELDVECIEAQLSDLGAAWSTPNLPQHDLS
- the murA gene encoding UDP-N-acetylglucosamine 1-carboxyvinyltransferase, translated to MDSIKVVGGTELNGTIPISGAKNAALPLMIASLLTDETLTLSNVPRLRDVAQLMQILSNHGVDYSVNGKRSGQDELAGQTLNLTAREIVDTTAPYELVSKMRASFWVIGPLVARCHEARVSLPGGCAIGTRPVDFFIDGLTALGAEIEIDGGYVVVRAPGGLKGGRVEFPKVSVGATHTIMMAATLAAGETEIVNAAREPEVVDLAKCLKAMGARIEGEGTETIRIQGVPRLHGAHHAVVADRIETGTYAMAVAMTGGDVLLQGARTDLLDAALDTLRQTGADITQTPDGIKVYRNGNGIQPVDVTTEPFPGFPTDLQAQFMALMTKAGGTSRITETIFENRFMHVQELARLGAQIHIDGRTATIDGVSTLRGAPVMATDLRASVSLVIAGLAAEGETTVSRVYHLDRGFERLEDKLTRCGAQIERISG
- a CDS encoding low molecular weight phosphatase family protein; this encodes MTGPGLRPTAVLFACGMNSVRSPMAEALTEKLFPGQIYVRSAGVRSGKIDPFVDAIMAEIGIDMSRHQPKTFEDLDESGFDLVLTLAPEAHHKALDMTRTDAVEVEYWPTMDPTLATGSRDQILSEYRAVRDQLMMRIKKRLDWAPPPSG
- a CDS encoding UPF0262 family protein, with the translated sequence MSEPQSDPQQTGSRLVDVVLDEASIARSTPEVEHDRAVAIYDLIEENTFQPVGHPTANYVLNLSVVEKKLVLRIRTEDDGEVVTHVLSLSPLRKIVKDYDLICESYYEAIRHATPSQIEAIDMGRRGVHNEGSAILMERLSGKIEVDMQTARRLFTLVYALHWKG
- a CDS encoding DUF3124 domain-containing protein, translated to MKKLLSGLVLVAGLFAPATAPAQDFTEKVLGETIYVPAYSRVFSHPNRSDLLAATLAVHNVDPDTEITLTRVDYHGEDGKLLRALLEAPVTLAPLQSSTALIPINDTSGGVGANFLLEWTSETPALSPIAEAIMTSGSGGPGPSFASRGRVIERKLAGD
- the hisD gene encoding histidinol dehydrogenase: MVLRLNSSDTGFEDQFKALLAGKREVSEDVDQIVRDILDRVRTEGDRAVLDYTARFDRLEAGSMAELKVSEAEIEAALSQVPAETLDALQLAHDRIKSHHARQMPKDDRYTDAIGVELGSLWTAVEAVGVYVPGGLASYPSSVLMNVVPAQVAGVERIVMVVPSPDGVLNPLVLAAARVSGVSEIYRIGGAQAVAALAYGTETIAPVAKIVGPGNAFVAAAKRRVFGTVGIDMIAGPSEVLILADGENNPDWLAADLLAQAEHDTAAQSILITDSAELADEVEKAVEAQLKTLPREEVARASWQDFGAIIQVDDLEGAMPLANRIAPEHLELAVADPEALLKKVRNAGAVFLGHYTPEAIGDYVGGSNHVLPTARSARFSSGLSVLEFVKRTSILKCNPDNLRQLGPAAIALGESEGLSAHARSVSIRLNL